Genomic DNA from Paracoccus sp. MBLB3053:
GTCAGCGTCGAAAAGATGGACGGCGGTCGGATCGATAGCGACATGGATCACCTCATCCGGCCCGGCGGTCACGCGTTCGCGGAAGACGCAGGTGACCGCCTGGCCACCCAGCCTGCCCACGACATAGGTTTCGGCCCCGGTCGGTTCCGTGACCTCGATCGTCAGGGGAATGTCGCCGCCCAACGTAATGGCCTCGGGGCGGACACCGTAGATCAGCTTGCGCCCCTCGGGCGCCTTGGGCACAGGCAGGCGCTGACCATCGGAGGCGACGAAACTGCCTGCCTCGGCCCGCCCTTCGATCATGTTCATGGCAGGGCTGCCGATGAAGCCCGCGACGAACAGGTTCGCGGGCTTGTCATAAAGCTCGAGCGGTGCGCCGACCTGCTCGACCCGGCCGTCATGCATCACGACGATCTTGTCGGCCATCGTCATGGCTTCGATCTGGTCATGCGTCACGTAGACCGTCGTCGTCTTCAGCCGATGATGCAGGTTCTTGATCTCTGTCCGCATCGAGACGCGCAGCTTGGCGTCAAGGTTCGACAGCGGTTCGTCGAACAGGAAGACCTGAGGATCGCGCACGATCGCGCGGCCCATGGCGACGCGCTGGCGCTGCCCGCCCGAAAGCTGGCGCGGATAGCGATCCAGCAGATGCGCAAGACCCAGGATCTCGGCCGCGGGCTTGACCCGTTCCTCGATCTCGGCGCGGGACGTTCCCTTGAGCTTCAGCGAAAAGCCCATGTTCTCGGCCACCGTCAGATGCGGGTAAAGCGCATAGTTCTGAAACACCATCGCGATATCGCGATCCTTGGGGGGAAGATCGTTCACGACCCTTTCCCCGATCATGATGTCGCCGGATGTGATATGCTCAAGCCCGGCAAGCATCCGCAGAAGCGTGGACTTGCCGCATCCTGAAGGGCCGACCAGAACGACGAACTCCCCCTCGTCGATATCGACCGAGACGCCATGCATCACCTCGACCGCGCCGTAGGATTTCCTTACCTCGCGGATAGTCACCGAGGCCATGCGATCCCTCCTCCCAAAGGTATCCATTGGGGGGCAGGCTCGCAGGAAGCCCGATTTCGATCAAGCCTTTTGTTGGTGATGTATCGAAAGGACTGCGGCCCTGGTGCTCAGCCTTAATGTATACGCTGCCAGTCTAGAGTGCGTCGCGCGGAATCAGGGCACCGGGATGCTGGATCACGCGACTGGCGGTGGCATGTCCGCGCGCGACTGCATCAGCCATGGACGCCCCTTCCAGTCGCGCCGAAAGATAAACGCCGTTGAAGCTGTCGCCGGCCCCCGTCGTGTCGACCGGCCTGATGCGCTCGCCGCAGGGCAGGTCAATCCACTCGCCCTCGGGGGTGCGGGCCAGCATGTCATCGCCGCCATTCTTGACGAGGATTTCTTCCACCCCTGCCTCCTGGTAACGTTCGGCGGTGGCGCGGGGGGTCGCATCGCCGAAATACTGGGCCTCTTCATCGAAGCTCGGCAGCGCGATATCGGCGACCGCCGCGCCCTTCATGATCCAGTCGCGCATCTCGTCCGTGCCCGACCACAGCCGCAGCCGCATGTTGCTGTCAAAGGCCACCTTGGCTGGCGCGGCTTCCATCGCCGATAGCAAAACCTCGCGCCGCTCAGGCGTCAGGATTGCAAGCGTGATCCCCGAGAAATAGACCAGATCAGCATCCTGAAAGCAGCGCGCCAGATGTTCGGGATCATCCGCAAGGCATCGCGCGGCCGAGCTGTCGCGCCAATAGGTAAAGCTGCGCTCGCCATCTTTCAGGTCAATCATGTAAAGACCCGGCGCCCGCGTGGGATGGCGCGTGATGCACTC
This window encodes:
- a CDS encoding ABC transporter ATP-binding protein, whose protein sequence is MASVTIREVRKSYGAVEVMHGVSVDIDEGEFVVLVGPSGCGKSTLLRMLAGLEHITSGDIMIGERVVNDLPPKDRDIAMVFQNYALYPHLTVAENMGFSLKLKGTSRAEIEERVKPAAEILGLAHLLDRYPRQLSGGQRQRVAMGRAIVRDPQVFLFDEPLSNLDAKLRVSMRTEIKNLHHRLKTTTVYVTHDQIEAMTMADKIVVMHDGRVEQVGAPLELYDKPANLFVAGFIGSPAMNMIEGRAEAGSFVASDGQRLPVPKAPEGRKLIYGVRPEAITLGGDIPLTIEVTEPTGAETYVVGRLGGQAVTCVFRERVTAGPDEVIHVAIDPTAVHLFDADSGVRLTD
- a CDS encoding sugar kinase; translation: MRVVSVGECMVELSGAGQGLWRQAFAGDTFNTAWYLRALMPAKARVDYLTCVGQDAISSAMLDFISGAGIGTECITRHPTRAPGLYMIDLKDGERSFTYWRDSSAARCLADDPEHLARCFQDADLVYFSGITLAILTPERREVLLSAMEAAPAKVAFDSNMRLRLWSGTDEMRDWIMKGAAVADIALPSFDEEAQYFGDATPRATAERYQEAGVEEILVKNGGDDMLARTPEGEWIDLPCGERIRPVDTTGAGDSFNGVYLSARLEGASMADAVARGHATASRVIQHPGALIPRDAL